From the genome of Mastacembelus armatus chromosome 5, fMasArm1.2, whole genome shotgun sequence:
CCATCTGGCAAGACACAGCCTCACTCATACTGGTATGCGTCTGCTGACCCTAGCTCAATAGTTagtggtgtttttaaaaaagtgtcttaACCTTTAAACTCATTGTGGTGTAAACAAGACATCTAGGGTGACTAAACAGACTACCAGTTTCAAACATTGCATATTCAAAAACATATAGATGTATCCAGACATGTATTAGGATGGTAAAccataaaacatacatttttaactcttgtaaaaatgtaaaaacataaatacatagtGGGCCACCTGAATGTACACAACTTCAACTTTTCCCCTGCTGAATGCTCTACTttgttctgtgtatttttctgtaactcctgattttttaatttatttatttgttttttttgtttttttttatctgactaGTGGCTCACTCATGGTCACAATACACAGAACCATATCCCGTGAAACGggtatttgtttttcatgctgATGGTACAATGTgaggaagcaaagaaggagcTATTCTAAGGGAAGAGTTGATGGTTATGTGttgaaactttttttctctgtctagCTAATATTTATATACTTTTCATGTGTGTAGGGGTGAAGCCATACGCTTGCTCCATGTGTGACATGAGATTTTTCCAACGCTACCACTTGGCAAGACACAGCCTCACTCACACGGGTATGGGTTCACTGTTCTTTACTACATTAGAGCCCAAATACCCAGTTTACTgaagtctgtcttttttttttttttttttttttttatagttcaCTAATTCTGGTTTTTAAAATCTTCAGAATCATTTAAACTGTTTGTCCATGCGTGCCTTTCAGTTGATTTTTAAGGCACTAATTTGGACAGCATTTCCTAAGCTACATCCACTTCATACGGTGGCTGCAAATTGCATCTTAGCTTGAGTCTAGATACTTATTTTAATCTTTCAGTGCTTGTTGGCCTTGAAAAGCTGCAGAGGTCAGCAAGAAGACAGCAAAAATAGTTCagcaaaatgatttttattgagGTCCCTATTTCACACGttagcagacaaaaacattttagccGAGTGCATTTATTGTTGTCTTAATTATGCCATTGCTTTTGGCATGTCTGGATACATAATGAATGAGTGTGACGAGTGTGTCCTGTTTAgttcattgtgttgtttttacaaaatattttgttttgtgtgtgcaggggtGAAGCCATATGCTTGCTCCATGTGTGACATGAGATTTTTCCAGAGATACCACCTGGCAAGACACACTCTCACCCATACGGGTATAAGTTTTACATATCCCTCTCATTTGACATTATCAAGAGCTGTAGATATTTGCCTTTTCTTGTAGGCATTTCCAACCTGCGAGAGAACTCTGACATAAACGTAGATTGTAATTTATGTTGCTCAATATTTCTTGACTAGGTAAGACTAAAACTAGAGTTTGATTAACCATGAATAGATTACTCTTTTCTGGTGAAATCACTGTATTTGCTAATAGCTTTTTAGGGTTTCTAGGAAACATTTTATGTCTTGCATTTATAAGTATAGTTGGCCCTGAAAATACAGGCTGTAACGCTGACTAGTGTGTGTAAACTGACATATTGTGTGTGCACAGTTCATGAAAACACTTTTCTAAAGTTTGGTACTGTATGCGTTTAGGGGTGAAGCCATACGCTTGCTCCATGTGTGACATGAGGTTCTTCCAGCGTTACCATTTGGCAAGACACAGCCTCACTCATACTGGTATGCTTGAATTAATTGTTCCGCTTCCACTTTGAAACCTTTCATATAAATctacacattatttttttttaattgataagTCCCTATACAATACCTTAATTATGCCATTGTTGCTAAATTACTTTcccattcaaaaaaaaaaaatgttttagcatttttagGCTTTGTTGGAAAACTGTCCACTGAGAAAGTGACCGTCTCTGTTGTTTTATCAACTCTGTAATGGTACTTCTGCATGTTGAGTATTATATTAcctaatcaataaaatgtatattactCTAAAAAGCATTTTACATGCAGACATCAGTACACTAAAGTGTCAAGAAAACTTGAAACTAAAATTGAGGTTTCACCGCCATCAGTTGGGTGGCTGTATATTCTAGTGGAAATATGTATATGCATTATGCGCTCTTGATGTTTGCATGTCAGATTCTTTTTCGTGTAATGTCTCTAtcaaaattttaaaagaaagcaTTAAATTATTAACAACCTGAAAACATcgaattatatattttaataccTGGTGTTCATAAACTTCATCAGTGTGTTGATACAGTACATCTAACATTCTTGTGTTCTGTTTAGGGGTGAAGCCGTATGCTTGTACCATGTGTGACATGAGGTTTATACAACGTTACCAACTGGAGAGACACAGTCTTACTCATACAGGTATGTCCTCATTATTTGAACTTGGACCCTGTCTCTCCTGGACTTTGGTCATGCATGCGCCCCACATTAGTGCTTAGGTGACTGCATTAAACTCGAGTTTCTGTGTTGTGCTAATGTATCATCTACAAGGAGTTTCATAAGCATTTAGGTAAATAGTTTGACCTGTACTTTGTATATGAAATGACATGATGACCACcaagcaaaaacattttaccaagtgttttgtttattaacTTTTAGTTGTCGGCAAACCAAAATAATTTGCATTAGTGACAGATttgcttttcattctttttcgtATTTGAATTGGCTCAGGTCAGCTGCAAATAGTACATGACTAGTATAGTGCACGTTCAGTCCAGTAGCTACATGTAGTGAAGAATCTTTCATGTGaaagtcaaaaacacaaatcctaTTTCTGTTCTTACTGGAACATATTTACAGAAACAGATTCTCATTAATACATGAAATATATAATGAAGGAAAAGCTCTTGTTACACTAACTTATCTAGTGTATGTGGCTGGCGCACTGAGATctcctttctttattttcatacaTGTCAAAAACTTTTTGTAATTGAAGCCAAATAATGGGAAGGTTCTGGGTGTCCATTCCCACATCTTAAAAGGAAAGAtttgaattattaattaatttatagATTTTAAAGCTGTTCAAACTGCTTAAAAAAAGGTAGTTTAAACTGCGTCCAAACAACTTATCACATAGAGCTGGAAAAACTGGGTAAAAGAAGAAATTTACTATGAATCAGCTGCAGATGTGTGACTGCCTGCAGCTGGTAAATTCTAGATTTGTGCATTTATGTAACTGCAGATAAACAGTTCAGACTGGTTCTAACTCCCATCGTAAAGGGCTCAGTTGTAGAAACGATCAAATTCTGAATTAAAGAGCATATGTTGCTAATACGGCTCGATGCAGGGCCTGGCCTATAGCTGGAGGGTAACACTGGGGGGTTTTAGTTTATATGGCAGGATATTTGTAATATAATTGCTTGGTCTTTAGAATAATATTATCagtgggtttttgtttgtttttttttcttgtaaaaaatgaaacaggcaAATTTAGTGTTGACTGCTCATAGTTCATTGTCATTTCACATTCAAAGTAATGGTGAGGAAATTAATTTAGTGTCTCTGTCAATCACACATTGATTCATTGATTTGAAATGTAAAGGGAGAAGAATGAATGGTTTATTTTGCTTAAATGACAAGCTAGCTTTTGTATAATGATTTTCTGAGCAGTTTCCATCACTATAAACCAAGTTACCTAAGTTGCTCTGCAGACCAATGTTTCACTGTGTTGTGCATAGTTGTTTCCCAACTGCCTAAAATTGTCTAGCCTCTGCGATCAGCGTGacaaaattaaatttcataAGGCCATAGCTCCATTTTAGGAATCTGTATTCAGTATGTAGAAATTATATGAACACAAGCACCTTTTGGGATCATGCCATCATGTTAGCTGGAATGGGCCCATTGGGAACCTCGATTTCACCTCAATTGTCTGATCATTTGGTAAGGCTTTAGGTTTGAAGATTGATGTTCCCCACTTCCCTATCAATATCCCTCGATTTTCAAATTTAAACTTTGGTCCTAGATGTAGAGCAGCTACAATTTAGCTTCACTCATATGTGTAAATGCCATTTCCAATTGGaataactgaattttaaagcaTACTGGAATTTCCAGTGCAGACGAAGCGCTGATAAGTGCAACCAAACTTTACTAAGCGATTAGTAAAGTTTAACATCGATCATTTTTGGcagttgagttttttttaatgctaaagTTGGTACTTTGTGTGTATAGGGGTGAAGCCGTACGCTTGCACCATGTGTGACAAGAGGTTTTTTCAGCGCTACCACCTGGCGAGACACAGCCTCACTCATATGGGTATGCGTCTGCCAATCTTAACCCAGTCACAAGATTAGGATGCTGCACCATCTGTATGCTTGACCTAGTCTTAAATATCTGTATACAGAAATTGTTATGGATgggatttattttaataaattaatatcCATTAGATGATGTCATCATCTCAAGTGTTGTGTAAATGGATTTTAGATCCCCATTTGGGAGTTTTGAAACAAGCATCTTATTGTATTGTAACATTGTGAATTATTTTAGGGTATGACATTGGTTATTAACCACAGATATCAATTTAGTTCAGATTGGTATTCACTATCATGTAGGtttacaaattattatttttttcttgtggcAGAGACACAAAATTAATTGTCTTGATGCTCTGCATTTAGGTGTGAAACCTTTTGCTTGCACCATGTGTGACATGAAGTTTTTTCAGCGTTACCACCTGGCGAGACACAGCCTCACTCATACGGGTATGGGTCCGTGCACCGTGCCCATGACATTCAGTGTTAGAACTCGtgcacatttaattttattaggtCACTTCAGACATGTTTGCTATAGTCTGTCTTATCAGTTGAGCAAGATAAGCGTAAACGATTTCTTCAGTGTCATGATCTTTGTTGGTAACTACATCACTACAGACTGGATAAAAGCATTACAATGGCAATAAtgaaaaagttttgttttttgcatgaATTGGCAGTTGTGTGGTTAATAACCAATAGTGTAGATATGAATTCCTAAGTTAAAGAAATGGAGAGTGAGGCAGAGTGATATAATATTGCTACTTTGCATTTAGGTGTGAAACCTTATGCTTGCACCATGTGTGACAAGAGGTTTTTTCAGCGCTACCACCTGGCGAGACACAGCCTCACTCATATGGGTATGCGTCCGCCCACCTTACCCATGTCACAGAGATCAGACTGTACTTACATTATGTTAGATAGTCAGTCATTTAAGgcagatttctttcttttctttttttactgtcCAGTGGAATCAAACCTCCCCTACATTATGTGCggaaatgcaacattaaaaCGAGTCTTAATGTGTGAAGAAGTACAGTGCTGCAACATCATCAGCTCATGTGATGTGTTTAGTTGTGGATTTGAAAATTGGCTTTACACAATCGGGTgtatttttattggttttggagggggaaaaaacaaaaacaaacaaccactacacaaaaaaagacatttcagagCAATTGGGGGGAAAAAGTGGTTAACAACCCATCAATTCTGATATTTGAAGTACATTAATTATTGATGGAttgtgaacacaaaaaaaaaaaaatctgaaaaagtcTGTAAATAATTCCTTAATGCTCTGCGTTTAGGTGTGAAACCTTTTGCTTGCACCATGTGTGACATGAGGTTTGTTCAGCGTTACCACCTGGCGAGACACAGCCTCACTCATACGGGTATGGGTCCGTGCACCTGCCCTTCTCACATTCTGTAGGTTATTGTTTGTAGCCATTTATCGTGCTAATACCAGCAGCACAGAAAGTCTCAAGGCAGATGTCTTGTTTTAGACGTAGTACCGAATCAATAGCTCTgtgtaaaacaaagcaaagcatgTGTGTTAAGTTTCTGTAACTTTTACTCTCAGTAATGTCTCTTAATGTAATTTACCTGAAATAATTGATTCTCCCTCCAATATTTTAACACCTTGTGATGGAAAAATAATCAGACAAGGCTGTAAAAACCACCAGAGCCGACACATTTAGTTTCTGTTAATGTACTTTCAGCCACCACAGGTCTTTGAAGAGAAATGTTAATTCATCAGCCTTATTCTTTTATAGGGACCATTACCACACGTCATGTTTTCACAACTTTAAAGACCcagattaaacaaattaaataattgaAATCCTACTTTAGTTATCGTATTAACGTAAAGTACAAAAAAGCAAAGATGTATTTTGCAGTGCTCGCTGACTATAATTGTAACTCTTAAACAGAGTAATGGCCGACCATTTGATCAGTGATAAAGCTATAACAGTTGTCTTTGTTGGTAAATATAAGTATTACCTGAAGGAATCATATGACATattcttttggttttgcatGAATTGCCAAATGTGTGGTTAATAACCAATAGATTAGGCATTTATTGGTAAAGAAACTGAGGTGCAGTGATTATAATATTGCTACTTTGCATTTAGGTGTGAAACCTTATGCTTGCACCATGTGTGACAAGAGGTTTTTTCAGCGCTACCACCTGGCGAGACACAGCCTCACTCATATGGGTATGCGTCCGCCCACCTTACCCATGTCACAGAGATCAGACTGTGTTTACATTCTACTAGACAGCATCAGTCAGAGCACATTTGTCTTATTAATGCCCTCCTGCATTATGCATGtaaatgcaatatttaaatCCAGTctttacatgtaaataaatacaggaCTGTGACATCATCAGCTCATGTGATGTGTTTAGTTGTGGATCTGAAATCTGACCAAGATAGTTTGTTTCTAAATTGgatttggtgaaaaaaaaaaaactaaaacttttgAAACGTGCTGTTATAGGAAAATTAGTGTAAAGTGGTTAACAACCCATCaattgtaaatagatttttaaaGTACATTAGTCATTGATGGATTGtgacacagaaactgaaatcCTGAAAATAATGTATTGCTGCTTTGCATTCAGGTGTGAAACCTTTTGCTTGCACCATGTGTGACATGAGGTTTGTTCAGCGTTACCACCTGGCGAGACACAGCCTCACTCATACGGGTATGGGTCCGTGCACCTGCCCTTCTCACATTACATAGCTCAGCATTTACTTTTTGATGTGCTGATAGAAAAATTAGGTTTGTGTGGTTACAAAAGtagacaattaaaaaaaaaaaaaagattttaaattggTGCTGAGCTTGGTCTCTGTCCGTAACATGTTTAAATTACCACAGTTTATACTTTCTCACATTTCTGTAACCTGTGCAAAGCAAAAAATGTGTCTTGCCCTCCAGAATTGTTGGTAGGTGGTGTGCGTGTTACATACTCTCGGCTAGACGATTGAGACCAGACGGGTTCAGACCAAAAACAGCCTTACATTAAAACAACATGAGGGAGTTAGGTTTGGTGGAGGGATGTTTAAGATACCAGTGAGACGTGAAATATGGTCCTGGAAGTCCAGCTGGAGTAGCAGTGTTTAAAGGCTTGTTTGGCAGTTTACAGCTCAAATAAGTATAACAGGTCAAATAAGTATAACAAGTATGATGGCAGAAGTTATTTTATGTTATCACGTCAATCTCCAGGTAAACAGTAGTAATGTGGTGATCACCTTTACAAAATAATCTACCAGGAATGTGCTTGGAGCCTTTTGCAATTGCACCCCTATAGCATCAGTAGACCTGCTCcatttaattgaaataaaatgaagaggGCCTGTCTCTGTTTGCTTCCCTCCCCTTTTATTGATCATTCTGTCTCGAAGACGGTTTTTCTGGGAGCACTAAAGGCCAGTATTCAAGGTTTGATTTCGACTGACCTCTTTTGTTAgcttctgtgtatttttagcaCAATTACAGACCTTCTCCAAAGTTTGGGTGCAGTTTTGAGTTAATATTTACAACATATGCCAGTAATACTGGAGGGCAATTCAAGCACTGACATGgtcacatgtaaataaatctGTCCCCTTTCAGCTAAGGTTTAATGTTAATAAACCAATTCCACTTTTGAGTCtggtttttaatcagttttcaaAATTTTAGCTTCATattcagaggaaaaaataatttaaatatgttaaaGCAAAAGTACATATTTTAACTAATATATAGTCATTTGTCACAAATGGTTTTTGGATTGATGCAATTATGTCATTTGTCTTGCACAGCTCAGTAGCTCAAAACATTTCTGGAAGTTGGTAACTAtctgaaaagcaaacaaaaatttaCAAATccttaaatttacatttaaaaatcagttcattcattcatttgggTTTTTGAAACCCAACCCAACAGTCCATGTAACACGAGTCCCATACCAGATGCTCTAAAAGGACTGTCCGTTTTAAGCACCACAATTTCCAAACATCTAATTCTTCTGTAACTACCTCCATTTAGCATTTCTGATAGCATTTGATTGCATTGTAGCAATTTGTCAACAGTATCTTAATCCTGCTGTAGCTTCTTTATACTCAAAAGTTTTGCTTGTAGGAAAACATAGGAAAAAAATGTCCTCAGTAATTATTTATTACTCTTTCTGGTGTAAATATAGGAATTATGTGTAGTCATAAAAGATTAGACAGTGAGAGGATGCTGAAATAGTTTTCTTGTGGTGGTACcaagtgatgatgatgacagatTTTTATTCAGATAAAACAAAGTGATTAAATGTTAATCTTACACAGTGCACATGATAGATCTTGATGTTTTTGCTTGTGTAGCTCCATATTAAGAAAATATGACTTCAATTGTACTTTAGTTGCatgtttaaacattaaaaaacaaaaacacaaaaaaggaattacactatatatatattaggaTGAGTTATTCTCTTTGCCAATGTTTTAGTCCCTAGTTTGAGCTTGAAAGTTGTATTTCTTGCACTTGTGGGTGGTAGGGCTAATatattgctctgtgtgtgtaggGGTGAAGCCGTATGCTTGTTCCATGTGTGACATGAGGTTTATTCAGCGTAACCACCTGGAGAGACACAGCCTCACTCATACGGGTATGCGTTCCTCTACCATACCCTCGTTGCTGAGAAAGGCTCTGGCGCTTGCAACAAAACAGGGTCACAACAAACTCGAGTGTGGATTGTCAGGTCATTTGATGGGATGTTGAACCAGCCTCAAATTAATTGCCCCAGTTTGTGGGGTCACTATGCTGTGAAGATCTGGGCCACGAAAACAAGAAATTCCACGCTGATCTGCACATAATGAGTTGATGACGAGGCCTTTCAGACTATCACTTTTCAGATGCTGAAACTACACTTGAAATTTACTGATAGGACAgtttttttccaactttttgTAAGTGTTGGAAATGTAGTCTGCAAAGAGAGATTAGTAAGGGAAAGTTGCACCCAGTTTGTCGGTACAGGATGCTAAAATTGATGCATtgactgtgtatttgtgtgctcTTCTAGGAGAGAAGCCATTTGCTTGTGACATGTGTGATATGAGGTTTATCCAGCGCTACCACCTTGAGAGACACAAGCGTGTCCATAGTGGCGAGAAGCCTTACCAGTGTGAACGGTGCCAGCAGGTAAAGCACAGACACTGACCCCGTGTGACACTTCATGACTATTCATGTGTTAAGTTAATGTTTTGTGCCAATTCATGTTCGATTTgtacatataaaatattcagtacTACGAATGATGTCGTCATATACGACTTTTGTGGTTGTTACTTGGTCTCGATTactatttaaactgttttaccaccaagtattttaaaattattaatcATGTCCAATTTGTGTGCTTCAAAGAACTTTTCACGAACAGACCGACTGTTGCGGCACCGGCGGTTGTGCCAGGGTCGCAGCGTAGCCAAAGTAGAGAACCAGCAGTGCTGCGAACCACGCCCATATCCCCAAGAACCCCCACCCGCACCTCCAACCTGGAGCCCCCTGCATCCCCCTCCAGGCCGACTGGCGGTCTGACATTCCACCTTTCCCACATCCACAACACCGCCAGAGACAGGACAAGCCACAGGGTTTCTTCTGCTCAGCTCTGTGCTGAGTGGCGCCACACTTTAGCACAGACTGGTCTTGCAGCTCCAGTCTTGGATTTACTAATGACAGAgggacatttgtgttttttgttttgttgactttttaccgtgtttccttttcttccttgtttttttttttgttttttttttaaaagacgAGACTTTTCTGTGATAAACAGTGGTCCTGTTTTGTACTTAATCTATTTgatttttgcaaaaaaaaaaaaaaaaagttttattgtCATTCAGATATATCTGCATTTGATGGTACTCGGGAAGGGCAGTGGGTATTGTTTATCCTAATGTGTTAGCAACAAAATGGGATGACGTGATGAGGAATATTTGATCTTCTttctaagttttttttttttttttcctatttggCCCATTTTGACTCAAACAGATTGTCACTCaggtcacaaaaaaaaaaaaaaaacaactcaactttttttttttttctaggtaAAGCATGGATGCTCCTGTGTTGACATGTCATGTGGACCACTTCCTGTTTGCCATTTCAGCTAATACAGTGTTAAGCATtaagacatttcactcaaagcAGAATCTGGTCTAG
Proteins encoded in this window:
- the znf740a gene encoding gastrula zinc finger protein XlCGF57.1 isoform X18: MSHLPSSSVRDHMKWAGLLGCEAVLSSMALMQASSMAAPPKKMMAPLGHAPPQREGPDRAPQSHMILPSGMSCPPLLIRKEGEFQAPRLLDEKEMRANEDLQQKKKNRKSVTPCKVREQEGRGGKGAGGDENGPSSKVQKNFICDHCYGAFRSGYHLKRHILIHTGEKPYACAVCDMRFIQRYHLERHSLIHTGVKPYACSMCDMRFFQRYHLARHSLTHTGVKPYACSMCDMRFFQRYHLARHTLTHTGVKPYACSMCDMRFFQRYHLARHSLTHTGVKPYACTMCDMRFIQRYQLERHSLTHTGVKPYACTMCDKRFFQRYHLARHSLTHMGVKPFACTMCDMKFFQRYHLARHSLTHTGVKPYACTMCDKRFFQRYHLARHSLTHMGVKPFACTMCDMRFVQRYHLARHSLTHTGVKPYACTMCDKRFFQRYHLARHSLTHMGVKPFACTMCDMRFVQRYHLARHSLTHTGVKPYACSMCDMRFIQRNHLERHSLTHTGEKPFACDMCDMRFIQRYHLERHKRVHSGEKPYQCERCQQNFSRTDRLLRHRRLCQGRSVAKVENQQCCEPRPYPQEPPPAPPTWSPLHPPPGRLAV
- the znf740a gene encoding gastrula zinc finger protein XlCGF57.1 isoform X5, producing MSHLPSSSVRDHMKWAGLLGCEAVLSSMALMQASSMAAPPKKMMAPLGHAPPQREGPDRAPQSHMILPSGMSCPPLLIRKEGEFQAPRLLDEKEMRANEDLQQKKKNRKSVTPCKVREQEGRGGKGAGGDENGPSSKVQKNFICDHCYGAFRSGYHLKRHILIHTGEKPYACAVCDMRFIQRYHLERHSLIHTGVKPYACSMCDMRFFQRYHLERHRLTHTGVKPYACSMCDMRFFQRYHLARHSLTHTGVKPYACSMCDMRFFQRYHLARHSLTHTGVKPYACSMCDMRFFQRYHLARHTLTHTGVKPYACSMCDMRFFQRYHLARHSLTHTGVKPYACTMCDMRFIQRYQLERHSLTHTGVKPYACTMCDKRFFQRYHLARHSLTHMGVKPFACTMCDMKFFQRYHLARHSLTHTGVKPYACTMCDKRFFQRYHLARHSLTHMGVKPFACTMCDMRFVQRYHLARHSLTHTGVKPYACTMCDKRFFQRYHLARHSLTHMGVKPYACSMCDMRFIQRNHLERHSLTHTGEKPFACDMCDMRFIQRYHLERHKRVHSGEKPYQCERCQQNFSRTDRLLRHRRLCQGRSVAKVENQQCCEPRPYPQEPPPAPPTWSPLHPPPGRLAV
- the znf740a gene encoding gastrula zinc finger protein XlCGF57.1 isoform X6; this translates as MSHLPSSSVRDHMKWAGLLGCEAVLSSMALMQASSMAAPPKKMMAPLGHAPPQREGPDRAPQSHMILPSGMSCPPLLIRKEGEFQAPRLLDEKEMRANEDLQQKKKNRKSVTPCKVREQEGRGGKGAGGDENGPSSKVQKNFICDHCYGAFRSGYHLKRHILIHTGEKPYACAVCDMRFIQRYHLERHSLIHTGVKPYACSMCDMRFFQRYHLERHRLTHTGVKPYACSMCDMRFFQRYHLARHSLTHTGVKPYACSMCDMRFFQRYHLARHSLTHTGVKPYACSMCDMRFFQRYHLARHTLTHTGVKPYACSMCDMRFFQRYHLARHSLTHTGVKPYACTMCDMRFIQRYQLERHSLTHTGVKPYACTMCDKRFFQRYHLARHSLTHMGVKPFACTMCDMKFFQRYHLARHSLTHTGVKPFACTMCDMRFVQRYHLARHSLTHTGVKPYACTMCDKRFFQRYHLARHSLTHMGVKPFACTMCDMRFVQRYHLARHSLTHTGVKPYACSMCDMRFIQRNHLERHSLTHTGEKPFACDMCDMRFIQRYHLERHKRVHSGEKPYQCERCQQNFSRTDRLLRHRRLCQGRSVAKVENQQCCEPRPYPQEPPPAPPTWSPLHPPPGRLAV
- the znf740a gene encoding gastrula zinc finger protein XlCGF57.1 isoform X11 — protein: MSHLPSSSVRDHMKWAGLLGCEAVLSSMALMQASSMAAPPKKMMAPLGHAPPQREGPDRAPQSHMILPSGMSCPPLLIRKEGEFQAPRLLDEKEMRANEDLQQKKKNRKSVTPCKVREQEGRGGKGAGGDENGPSSKVQKNFICDHCYGAFRSGYHLKRHILIHTGEKPYACAVCDMRFIQRYHLERHSLIHTGVKPYACSMCDMRFFQRYHLERHRLTHTGVKPYACSMCDMRFFQRYHLARHSLTHTGVKPYACSMCDMRFFQRYHLARHTLTHTGVKPYACSMCDMRFFQRYHLARHSLTHTGVKPYACTMCDMRFIQRYQLERHSLTHTGVKPYACTMCDKRFFQRYHLARHSLTHMGVKPFACTMCDMKFFQRYHLARHSLTHTGVKPYACTMCDKRFFQRYHLARHSLTHMGVKPFACTMCDMRFVQRYHLARHSLTHTGVKPYACTMCDKRFFQRYHLARHSLTHMGVKPFACTMCDMRFVQRYHLARHSLTHTGVKPYACSMCDMRFIQRNHLERHSLTHTGEKPFACDMCDMRFIQRYHLERHKRVHSGEKPYQCERCQQNFSRTDRLLRHRRLCQGRSVAKVENQQCCEPRPYPQEPPPAPPTWSPLHPPPGRLAV
- the znf740a gene encoding gastrula zinc finger protein XlCGF57.1 isoform X12 encodes the protein MSHLPSSSVRDHMKWAGLLGCEAVLSSMALMQASSMAAPPKKMMAPLGHAPPQREGPDRAPQSHMILPSGMSCPPLLIRKEGEFQAPRLLDEKEMRANEDLQQKKKNRKSVTPCKVREQEGRGGKGAGGDENGPSSKVQKNFICDHCYGAFRSGYHLKRHILIHTGEKPYACAVCDMRFIQRYHLERHSLIHTGVKPYACSMCDMRFFQRYHLERHRLTHTGVKPYACSMCDMRFFQRYHLARHSLTHTGVKPYACSMCDMRFFQRYHLARHSLTHTGVKPYACSMCDMRFFQRYHLARHTLTHTGVKPYACSMCDMRFFQRYHLARHSLTHTGVKPYACTMCDMRFIQRYQLERHSLTHTGVKPYACTMCDKRFFQRYHLARHSLTHMGVKPFACTMCDMKFFQRYHLARHSLTHTGVKPYACTMCDKRFFQRYHLARHSLTHMGVKPFACTMCDMRFVQRYHLARHSLTHTGVKPYACTMCDKRFFQRYHLARHSLTHMGEKPFACDMCDMRFIQRYHLERHKRVHSGEKPYQCERCQQNFSRTDRLLRHRRLCQGRSVAKVENQQCCEPRPYPQEPPPAPPTWSPLHPPPGRLAV
- the znf740a gene encoding gastrula zinc finger protein XlCGF57.1 isoform X22 codes for the protein MSHLPSSSVRDHMKWAGLLGCEAVLSSMALMQASSMAAPPKKMMAPLGHAPPQREGPDRAPQSHMILPSGMSCPPLLIRKEGEFQAPRLLDEKEMRANEDLQQKKKNRKSVTPCKVREQEGRGGKGAGGDENGPSSKVQKNFICDHCYGAFRSGYHLKRHILIHTGEKPYACAVCDMRFIQRYHLERHSLIHTGVKPYACSMCDMRFFQRYHLERHRLTHTGVKPYACSMCDMRFFQRYHLARHSLTHTGVKPYACTMCDMRFIQRYQLERHSLTHTGVKPYACTMCDKRFFQRYHLARHSLTHMGVKPFACTMCDMKFFQRYHLARHSLTHTGVKPYACTMCDKRFFQRYHLARHSLTHMGVKPFACTMCDMRFVQRYHLARHSLTHTGVKPYACTMCDKRFFQRYHLARHSLTHMGVKPFACTMCDMRFVQRYHLARHSLTHTGVKPYACSMCDMRFIQRNHLERHSLTHTGEKPFACDMCDMRFIQRYHLERHKRVHSGEKPYQCERCQQNFSRTDRLLRHRRLCQGRSVAKVENQQCCEPRPYPQEPPPAPPTWSPLHPPPGRLAV
- the znf740a gene encoding zinc finger protein 2 isoform X4; amino-acid sequence: MSHLPSSSVRDHMKWAGLLGCEAVLSSMALMQASSMAAPPKKMMAPLGHAPPQREGPDRAPQSHMILPSGMSCPPLLIRKEGEFQAPRLLDEKEMRANEDLQQKKKNRKSVTPCKVREQEGRGGKGAGGDENGPSSKVQKNFICDHCYGAFRSGYHLKRHILIHTGEKPYACAVCDMRFIQRYHLERHSLIHTGVKPYACSMCDMRFFQRYHLERHRLTHTGVKPYACSMCDMRFFQRYHLARHSLTHTGVKPYACSMCDMRFFQRYHLARHSLTHTGVKPYACSMCDMRFFQRYHLARHTLTHTGVKPYACSMCDMRFFQRYHLARHSLTHTGVKPYACTMCDMRFIQRYQLERHSLTHTGVKPYACTMCDKRFFQRYHLARHSLTHMGVKPYACTMCDKRFFQRYHLARHSLTHMGVKPFACTMCDMRFVQRYHLARHSLTHTGVKPYACTMCDKRFFQRYHLARHSLTHMGVKPFACTMCDMRFVQRYHLARHSLTHTGVKPYACSMCDMRFIQRNHLERHSLTHTGEKPFACDMCDMRFIQRYHLERHKRVHSGEKPYQCERCQQNFSRTDRLLRHRRLCQGRSVAKVENQQCCEPRPYPQEPPPAPPTWSPLHPPPGRLAV